The Macrobrachium nipponense isolate FS-2020 chromosome 24, ASM1510439v2, whole genome shotgun sequence genome segment cttaaaaacccgttcaagatatatatatatataatatatatatatatatatatatatatatatatatatatatatatatattatactcgtgAGTGTATTAGACTTCTGGATCTGGACAAAGTTTATTTCAAGAGCTGAGGATTTAGCCTTGTTCTTCATCAGTGGCAGCTCAAGCCAGTCGATTAAAATATCCTCTCTGGTGTTTAAATGACAGAACAATTAGGTACTAATGATATGTTGGGTAATTGATTGCTGTCAGTGTTTGCAATTCACTTCATAGTAGGCCTCAGCCGAAATCACATTATGGTTATGAAGGGCACACTTGTATATTTTTAAACCAAAGCACATAGCATGAGAGATTTAGGCAGCAAACAGTGAGGAGACGATCTGGTTGTGAGATTCAACGGAAGGTTGTGACAGATTGTGTCTGTGAATTTGTTTTCaggaataaattataattaattaaaaaaaattagtgaaagtttTTGTTGATCTGCAACCCAGTGAAGATTAATTAGTCTGAGTATACGCAGAATTTAGCAATGATTGGGGAAATAGAAATAGTTTCTGTAAGTTTATGACTGAATTGCAGTGGTATCTTTTTGTGCCATAAATTTATCAGCATTGTTGCGTGTTTTGGTTAGGTTTTGTTTATTCAAGTCTTTaactattttgtattttgcttgtcATGATCACTTATATTCATGGTATTTATGGGAGTCATGGCCAATGTGTAGGAATCTTAGGTAAAACGAAGGTTGAATAAAGAtggtttttactctgctcactttttattgtttttatttacatgtgCCAAAGCTTTGCTTGTCATGGTAATGCAGGTACTGTGATAGTGAGAAAATATAATACAttagtttcataataaaaatattattaactaTGACTAAGTAAGGTTCATCCCGTTCATTAACATCACATTCCCATTGTTGTTTGTAAGAAAGGTGCACCCGAGTCCATTATCAGTTGAAAGTTAAGACGTATCCAAATTTATTGGGGTTCTTTGAGGCGTCGTACTGAGTGAGTTTGAAGTTTTCTGGACTGTGTCTTTGTGAAGAAGGAGCAGAATACTGTGAGGGGGAAGATGGTCGTGTTGAGGCACTAGGTGACGATGAAGAGAACGTTCCAACTTGAGATGATGGTGAAGCAGCAAATGCTCCTGCAGGGGAGAATGGTGAGCCAACTGTTCCTCTGTGtgatggagaggaagaggagggagattTTCGAGATGGGGGAGGTCCCCTTGAGGAAGACACCTCCTGAGGTTCGAAACCAATACCTTCTCCAGCACGGAAGTGAACGGTGCGTCTGGTTCCATCATCATCTACGACAGTGTAGGTTCCCTTAACATTTCCATCAGCATCTGCCGTCTCTGATCTTGAATACTGTTCAGAGTCAAAGTCAAAGTTATAGGAGGCATCAGCATTGGAATTAGCTAACGGGTCAATGAAAGGGACTTCTTTTACAGGTGTAATCCTACCTGTAGGCTGACCGGAAGGTGCTCCAGGGACAATAGGACCTACAGGAATGTGGGATCCCTCAGCAATGAATCCAGTGTCAGATCCAGCTTGATATTGGATCTGTCGTCGTTGACCATCATCTCACCAAAGGCAAAAATctccatcaacattgttgttggtgtCACCTGCTTCTTTCCTTGAGTGGGTGGACGTTTCATAAGCAAAAGCATAACTTCCATCTGGTCTGAGTTCACTGCGGGTATTAGCTTCTTCGAAAGGTGGAcgagatgaggaagaggagggacgAGCACCAGAAGAGTAGGTTTGAGGAGCAGCGAGAGGAGATGGACGTTGGCTAGAGAATGTGGTGCTGGCAGAACCCTGAGGAGAAGCTGATGGGGCTCGGTAAGTTGATGGACGTGAAGTACCACGGAAGCCAGAGGACTGGGAGGAGGCAGGTGTGTTTGAAG includes the following:
- the LOC135205581 gene encoding LOW QUALITY PROTEIN: uncharacterized protein LOC135205581 (The sequence of the model RefSeq protein was modified relative to this genomic sequence to represent the inferred CDS: substituted 1 base at 1 genomic stop codon), yielding MANFPNNGTYKYGHDTGEGAFESAKSTRVGHQDGRFGYVDPDGNSVNLQYTAGEAGFVPSGSHLPQPHPDFHKAHAAARARPPFVDPLANPNADASYGFQFAGEGQTRSEQSDATGNVRGSYSYTDDDGITRTYSYTAGRGTGFVVEGNDLPLSPPTPESSPSTPAATRQSSSGARFPSSSRATGSLGSPSSISSSSSSSPGYRSPAAGSAPSSSSAVAVKSASGTFSSSQSGASSSQSSANNDGSYSFSFNAADHSRSESADADLNVQGQGFTASGDHLPTAPTSNTPASSQSSGFRGTSRPSTYRAPSASPQGSASTTFSSQRPSPLAAPQTYSSGARPSSSSSRPPFEEANTRSELRPDGSYAFAYETSTHSRKEAGDTNNNVDGDFCLWXDDGQRRQIQYQAGSDTGFIAEGSHIPVGPIVPGAPSGQPTGRITPVKEVPFIDPLANSNADASYNFDFDSEQYSRSETADADGNVKGTYTVVDDDGTRRTVHFRAGEGIGFEPQEVSSSRGPPPSRKSPSSSSPSHRGTVGSPFSPAGAFAASPSSQVGTFSSSSPSASTRPSSPSQYSAPSSQRHSPENFKLTQYDASKNPNKFGYVLTFN